The genome window GGAGATCTTGTCAAAGGGCAGGCTGGAATCCTTAGCGGATGTAAGCCTTGTTTGTACGCATGAAGCTCAACATTTACTGACTCAAAGTTGTCTAGCTCGGCTACAAGTCGTCCAAACTTCTAACAGCGAGAGGAGCTTTGAGACGGTTGCATAAAATAAACAGAATCATCAGTGCCAGACTTGCATTACATGATCTAATCCCTCACCCGTTCCGGACCTATCGAGTTCACGACGGCCGAGTTACTTTTGTCGTGCGCGGTGAGTTTGAGCTCGACTTATCCATCGGAGCAGAAAGCGAGCTCTCccaattcttcttcgttgACATCCGCTTTCTTTActccccatcctccaacATTCCGAAGGGTCGAATGTCCAATGAGATTGATGCTAAAATCAATGAGAAACTGCGTGATAGCGGCTTGACAGGCTGCTTCAATTTCCTGCATGGCTTGGTATTGACCAATAAAATTCATATATTATTCAAGCAGGCCATCGAGTTGGCTAAAGGCCTTTGGTCAGAAACATTACGTGTCGAGCTTTTGCATCGAACCTTGGTTATACAATATTGGACCCTAAAACCGGGGCCTAAGAGTTGGATTGAGATTGGGGTCAAGAGCGGTAATGGGGATGCTGACAGCCAAGGCTTAGGGGTACCGTGCCTGGGCTTGCGTTGGATGAGGGACGGCCAGGAGGTCAACAGTAGAGACATCGAGTTCGATCCAGAGGATTTGTCAATGGAGTGTCTGCTGCGGAGTGTCATTGCTCTACATATATCTTACTTGCTCTCGTCAGCTTACGGCATCCTAAGTGAATATTCGCTGTTCTCCTCCGGCACTTTGTCTTCACACGCTATTTTGAATGTCACTGAGCCTGGCGAATGTCAACTCTCTGTCCAGCTCACGGGCTCCAGACATCTTCGGGTATCCATTGAGCCGATGTCAGGAGCCGTCATCTTGTCCGCGACCCCTGGTCTCTTAGAACGTTTCGAAAGTGATGCCAGTCTGGATAGGTCTACCATCGATGATCTAGTGGCCCGTGTTTCTCGGCTTCGTTGCATTGCGGCCATAGAGGAACTTGAGTCTAATGTCAGGATTTTGGGTTTTGAAACAGTCAGTCCCAAGGGACTCAGAAACGATATTCGGAAAGTTTTTCCAGCTAATGTCTTGcgcttttccctcttctggCACCCTTTGTGGGAGCGAAATTGGGTCGTGGCTGCAACAAGCAGCATCACAAGTGACAACTGGTGGGTTGTGCGACTTCGCCGATCCTCAGAGGTTGCAACAGATTTTTCGGTCTCTGATACAAGTGTTCCACTTTGTTCAGGGCATAGCATGAGCGATACCTTTCTTGCTACAAGCCACCAAACTCGCTCTTCCTCATTTCCCGATTTGGGCTACTGTCTTTCTGGGATGGTAGCAATCTATGCCAACGTCAGCTATCTATCCGATTTGCATTCAGTTGAGTTTCACCCACCATTGTGCGCATTGAAGGTTGAATCCGATCTTCAAATCCCGGATATTTTCATTCGCTACCAAGTGTCGAACCTTCCTCGGGCGCTTCAGCTAGTTTTGCCCGCGGgtctgaagagaaagaaccTTCTCAAGGATACAGTGCGCCTTGCCTTCCATGGGATTGATCGTCACAAGAATAGTGCCATATTTGTGGCGTATGGCAACTTAGTGGGACCTTGGACAGATCTGTGCACATTAATTTCAAAGTCGGACAGCTCCCTAGTTTTCAAGCAAGGAGGCAGTGGCTTTGCCCTTCGGCTTCTCGCTCCGGCTGGTCGCCCAGTGATCGTACAGCTTTTTAAAAGCTTGCAGACTCTAGAGTGCACGTTGTCAATTCTCGATTTCCTTCGGCAAAGGAGATTGACACCTCAGTCGTTATCGCTTACTCATATAGCCTTTGCTTACGGCCCAGGAAGGGATCTCTCAGCTACTATCGAGATGGGGTTGTCCGAGGTACCCTCTTCTGCGGAGCTTGACCCTGTTCGCGTTCTAGCGAGGACTGACCCCTTGCTTTGTCTCACTCTGGGTATTCGATTTAAGCATCCGAACCCTCATCGCCGGGTCCAGGGGTCTCTCGCTGCCATTTTAAACCATGCTTCTAATGAAGCTGGTTTGGATTTCGTAACCGAGGTTCTCTCGTTTACACTTCCCTTGATGCGAGCCTTGGAGCAAATAACATCTAACGCGTCTCGCCAGGAGCCGTTCAGGTTACAGGTGATTGTGCGCAATGCTTACacattcctcctccattATACCTATCAGGGCTTCCGGTTTCAACTCACAACGCGCCAGCATTCGGGCCAATTGACTTGGGTATTAAGGGAATTGAGTAGCCCGGAGGCTGGGCCAGGCCACGACCAATTCAAAGCCAGGCTGCGAGGCACACTGTATCATTCCAAGGGAAACGGTTGGAAAGGTCTTGGAAATGGAGTGGTTGCAGACGCTGAGGGAGTCAGCAATGTTATTCGGGCCCTCGATGGATGTTTCACCGGCGCTCAGCATAATACTTGGTTACCTCGAGAAACTAAATCTGAGCAGGATTACTCAACTCAGCCAGCACCGGAGAACCAGAGTCAAACCGGGGCACCATCGCAGGCTGGCATGGCTAATGATACTAAGATGACGGCGAACTTCGTTAATGACAAAAGTCTTCAGCGAAACCCTGTGGTTTCCAACGCTGCAGATGTTATTACAATTGACTGACACCTCTGTATAAAGTCATCCAGACTTTTTCATCTCTCTTGTACCCCGGGGGCCACCAACATCGCGCGTGTAACAGGGTTGTCTCCAAGCAATGTCTCTTTCAGATGTATTTTTGCTAATACATTAGTCCATGTGTACATCTAGTTCACACCATGCAGTTTTAGCTGCCGTATGATTGCATGTGAATAATGATATTCTACATCGGGCAGTTAATATTCCCTTAAAAGAATCATAATTAAATTGGCACTGAGAGCTAAAACCACAACCTAGCGCCGACTTAGTTACATGCGATCAGCTTCTCTGCTTTACTCAATTCAGTTGGCCTCAGCACATGAAATAAAATCCGTAAAACCAAAAGAATTGCAGTTATGATTTGCTACAGCCGCTCTTCTTTCACACGCCCTCGATTTTTCAATATATCATACTCAACCCATCTCATACATGTCGATCCTTCTTCAGAGATGAATCTCCCTGGATTCATGACATGGCATCCTTCATAGGTCATACAAAATGGTG of Aspergillus fumigatus Af293 chromosome 2, whole genome shotgun sequence contains these proteins:
- the rgr1 gene encoding mediator of RNA polymerase II transcription subunit 14 codes for the protein MPGVIMDNATTGRPGHAPDTQTPSNGDNLRNGSFHINGAAKGDKDHDPDKESYAGKPRIDGHRALPEIPHITQGFFPFSTLVNRSVQQCWNELSDLITELAAIHVSPHSSVPLLPVNGKSPGNQSPENVQKKLRILDFAHAKRAEFIKLLVLSQWSRRARDVSKLIDLQNFIRARHQAFVDALQRVGEMKRDLVQAQVANPDLQTALEILSKGRLESLADLGYKSSKLLTARGALRRLHKINRIISARLALHDLIPHPFRTYRVHDGRVTFVVRGEFELDLSIGAESELSQFFFVDIRFLYSPSSNIPKGRMSNEIDAKINEKLRDSGLTGCFNFLHGLVLTNKIHILFKQAIELAKGLWSETLRVELLHRTLVIQYWTLKPGPKSWIEIGVKSGNGDADSQGLGVPCLGLRWMRDGQEVNSRDIEFDPEDLSMECLLRSVIALHISYLLSSAYGILSEYSLFSSGTLSSHAILNVTEPGECQLSVQLTGSRHLRVSIEPMSGAVILSATPGLLERFESDASLDRSTIDDLVARVSRLRCIAAIEELESNVRILGFETVSPKGLRNDIRKVFPANVLRFSLFWHPLWERNWVVAATSSITSDNWWVVRLRRSSEVATDFSVSDTSVPLCSGHSMSDTFLATSHQTRSSSFPDLGYCLSGMVAIYANVSYLSDLHSVEFHPPLCALKVESDLQIPDIFIRYQVSNLPRALQLVLPAGLKRKNLLKDTVRLAFHGIDRHKNSAIFVAYGNLVGPWTDLCTLISKSDSSLVFKQGGSGFALRLLAPAGRPVIVQLFKSLQTLECTLSILDFLRQRRLTPQSLSLTHIAFAYGPGRDLSATIEMGLSEVPSSAELDPVRVLARTDPLLCLTLGIRFKHPNPHRRVQGSLAAILNHASNEAGLDFVTEVLSFTLPLMRALEQITSNASRQEPFRLQVIVRNAYTFLLHYTYQGFRFQLTTRQHSGQLTWVLRELSSPEAGPGHDQFKARLRGTLYHSKGNGWKGLGNGVVADAEGVSNVIRALDGCFTGAQHNTWLPRETKSEQDYSTQPAPENQSQTGAPSQAGMANDTKMTANFVNDKSLQRNPVVSNAADVITID